tatttataattGTGCGACGTACAACTTGTAATTTAGTTGGTGATGTGTGGCAAttcgttttaaataaatattagaGTGCTTTATATTCTTTGGTACCAAGCAAACAAACACtttcaaacaaaattgaaatcatACATTCAACACAATATGAATGAATTAATATTAATCATTTATGATATCATCAGAAATATAATGAAAGAAAACTGTTAAAAAGAATCAACATATTTGAAACAGTGCAACTTAAAATAAAGTTTCtcaaaaatacatattcaaCCAAAAATTTCAGATATACTCCAAGTATTGTAAAACTGATTCTATAGCATGGTTTTAACATAATCTGGGGAACAGAAAAGAGAGTATAATGATAGTAAATTACTATTCACCCCACCTTAAATGTTGCTTAGATTGGGTCAAAACTCTTTAATcctgtattttgtttagcaGCCACCATCATGCTGCCAATATCCACAGCTGTGTGGAAAGGGGAGAAAGTGCCTGAGTacaccaatgaacccccttcatattttttcagatttttaaatctttaaaataagtctgtagctgcgcagttcgacagcagttctgagtgattaaaaaggaaatgtcctgttcttgtatgtatacttttttaacaaaatgatatgtaggacttcatattttgaaaacatttttggccagtttcagaaacaagccagttcaaaaaatgtttacattcttatcctaaaatgtacaagatggcccaCATCCCCCTTAAAAGAGGGATGCCTAGTCAATTTGTCATATGTGGaccaaaaatgtaaacatatctCTAACCGACTTGTTCATGCCAAAAACTGACCAAAACTGTAGCAATATACAATAGCACAAGATGTACAAGATACAATAGCAATAAATATAAGGTTTTACAAAATGTtcagggctgcgttttacaaaagaacttacgaccaaattaatgaatgtttattaatcacaaactaatcaatgttttagtgtaatatctgtaaaatataattatggaaatcaaaatagttgtaaataaatggtttgatataaattttgtaCATCAAAGACCGTTCCTTGAGACTGAAATATTttcgactttgtcgtaagttctagCACTGCCATATTAGTAACAGCTCCAgactttaattaaaaatctttaaagatatCGAAGGAAGTCATTGGTGTCCACTCATCAaacatttgttgagaaaaaggttGAATTTTGCACATTTAAGTTGAAGCTTTGTCATAGGGCATACTATGCTTAAAATCGGTGTTAAAATTATCAATCGGCACGTAATATAATTGTCTTTGACTTCGGAGGTACATtgaagttatatttttattgaaaaatatatacctGAATCTTTTTTTACTTcagtcaattaatttttttatccccGCACTTCTTAAAAGAAGTtgctttataatttttaataggcaaccaaaatgtgagtgtcatttgatgagatatAAGCAAGTTTtggagcttacaattcttcgctatgtaatcaaagcgtttgtttacatatcaaatattgaagtgaaaattccagttttagaccttaaataaatgtgttaatcgttaggaactgtttattaatgcttaaaatgaatcataagatagacaaacaagctttaaaaagatttttactggtatattgaacacatgtaaacaaaaacagggcacgagccttctttacatgacgaagaattgtgagccctgaatcttgcttaaaacttaacgactggcacccaaatttcatttgatcattagaaatgcattcttaaagcattacaaatgatacaaaaagagaaataaaatttgaccaaaatcgtgaccatgtccctttaagtaTGCAGCTGTGTAGTTCGACAGGTGTTCTAAGTGatgaagggggagggggtgtacTGCCATCTTGTACAAATGTAGaccaaaaatgtaaacatttcttgaactgactTTGTTGTACCAAAAACTGTCCAAAATTGtcgttaaaatattttttaaaaacaataaatgagGTTTTACGTGTTGTTTTGCGTGCAAATTTCGCACACAAGTGCAaaagaatgtttatttttaatcacgTAGATCTACTGTAGCATTTAGCAGCTGCATACTTAtcttgaagatttaaaaatctgaaaaaatatgtaatggGTTTATAGGTGTCCATTCTACAAcaatatgtagagaaaaatgttaaatattgaatatttatagCTTATAGCTTTGTAGCTTTGTCTCGAAACAGGGTACCCTATTTTTATCAGTCGTCATGGGATCTATTATAATaacaaatttgagaaaaaattcaGTCTATACTTTAAACTCATATGTCAATGGAGGGACATTGCCttataattacataaaaaaaaataataaaagtcaATTCCGAACATTCTCTGTTGAATGTGACAGACATCTCTGTACCAGTCCCAAGTTCTTTTTAGTTCTACATACTATATAAATTACGTCAATACGTAATCTTATGCCGACTGATAATTTCTATGACCAATTTTAAGAATAAGAATCTATTTTGAGACAAAGTTACAACTTCAATGGGCGAGCATTGACATTTCCTCTACAAATGGTTGTAGATTTGACACTAAAGACCTCCTTTCATATTTCTTTATTGTTATACCTTCAAGATAAGTCAATAGCAACGCGGTTCTTATGGTGATTAAAATTGCATTGTCCTATTTTTATACGagtaatttgcattttaaacCACAAGTAAAATAGTGAGAACTCATAtttgttgcttttttttaatcttttgacaacagttttggGCAGAAACATGTTTGTATTTTGCTCCTCAAATGTAGAAGATGGCCGTACATTCCTCTGCGATTCCGTGGTTATGAAACTGAAGGGACACTTattaatacatgcatttttgtgttGGCTAAACTACTGATtctgtgtttttttaaattgcatttatttattttgaacattctaatttttcaaaagttcttattttcatatgatatataaaatatgtgaaaATCGTATAAAAAATCGATATTTGATTAATCATGGGCGTGTACGTCATCAAGTCTCTTTAAATAAAGAAGAATTTAGACTGCAGGCATAAAGACAGAATATTTATACTGATCTTTTATCTTCTGTTACATTTTGTAAGTGGGCACCCTCTACATTCTTTGGGTTAAAAAACCATAGCCTTCTTCCTATAAATTTGGAAATTGAAATTAACACATTGTACCATTGATATGAAtggaaattttaaatacaaatttgatAGTAAaagtgttgtatattttatagaGAAATGcgtttattttgaatattctcTCCGGTTAAAAacgggtgttgctaaaacgcggaacggaaaacggaacggaagggaaaacggaaaatctttatctaatgttatttacctcatagatttgttaatcatgctaaaacgatatactttatgtacctttttaattttgtttgaaagattagcaatattagattatttattcaagaatatttatttcctcaaaattaacagtacatgcattgaccactatattctgtcccaaaatatcctcgattcactttttgctgtatatttatatatacctcagggttcaagcgattcacttttagaagcattaaacattctcattagtctttctttaaaacgtcctctctagcttatcagctggtataaatacacggctaaaaataaagaagtctacggggttttgcatttcaacagacccggatgatagtgttgaaaaattgtgcaaggtcttctgagtgacttccaaatggagaaaagatgtcaacattttccattataaatcgtccaaatgtgctgcatgaatattttaggatcgacagactatagtcccaatatataatcggaaaagcaaaccaggcaacgtctagagctctcttttcggatcatatgtatatagctgctggaataaacaactgcttatagtaatgcaaacgtaaacaaaattgcattgctaaaaatactagtttcacaaattactagtttcacaaattaccgggtattttaatgtttactgtattttaatttttaatgtcgtcagtcctacgggGTTTTTTtccttccatctcaatgatactgtatcgtctgtatgataaaagatcgtctagaacaccgaaaattcaattttgatgtaagtatatacatgtacatcatatttgaaatataaaaatactcaaaacacgcataaaacgctttcactaactgcgtacgttacgctgatatgccagcaataccatacaaaataaatcgtttctggccagtctatatccttattaagcgataaacgtgatgatattttccattccgttccgctttccgttccgttttccgttccgcgttttagcaacacccgtTAAAAACAGCCACACTGCATTTAACTTAATGTGGTATGGACCACCTCCATGTTTTGACGCattattatcgaaataaacaataaaatcaagcataattttataaatagtttctttcctaAAATTGCTACCTAACAGCGTAGAGCTGTGAGTCAGAGGGTTTCTTACGGGTTTGTAAGTCACGAGTTCAAATCCGCTGGGGATTTTATAATGTTTACCTTTCCAAGAagtttaaaaacgtatttttggttaaatattgtaaaatgaaaattctCAACCggtaaaagtattttaattcataatgtactttaatccccATTAATATCGAccggtgtcccataccaccttaatgataataattaaattaaaaaaattaaatgaataatgtcATTTAATGAGCAAAGTAGtgaaacagttaaaaaaaaagcttcTCTGAAGAGGAAATCTTAAGGAAATTCTCAACAAAAAAATCTTCTATTTTAGTCTTTGAATGTCTATGTGTTGCCCTTTTAAAGCAAAAAGCAAATATTACAGCAAAACCAAGTAATTGCTGATCGATTCAATTATTGGTAAGTAATATGCCGGATTGAATGGTTGCCACCCACACAGAAATATTGGCTTATCCAGATACCCCCTCCATCCAATCGGGAATACATTGTCAAGTACGTAGTACGTACGTACCCTGCTCTGTTTTAACTTTGGTAAACCGAGCCCCTATGCAAACCATGATTGTATCTGATGCATATGtcatattgtatcattactcgaagattttgaaaggtttaataaggtttttttttttattttcaagtgTCTACGAGCCttgttttgaattaaagttGTAAATAATTCGTTTTTATTCAATGTAGGAAACTCCTGAATACccataattacatgtacgttttcAAAACACAACAATCAGCAACAGTGAATTCctcatttttaattaatcaaatgAGTGCACAGGCCTAGGTCCACTTCACTTCCATAGCGACTGATTTCATGAGGAGTGGTTGAAAACTCACTCCCATAGATCAATAATTTCCAAATGAAAATTGAAGtagtaataacaaaaaaaaaaaatgtccaagcaaaaaataaatcaagacAACAAAATGCACTCAAAATGTAAACGTTTTAATCTAACCTTACAAGCACACAGTTGAAACCTTTTGCAATAAATGTACACACTGTAAaagatataaagataaaatattggtGAGAGATctaaattaaagataaaaacaatggagcattatatcataaaaatgtcaATCTTGCTTTGGTGTACTTAATATATTAAAGCTTCtatacaataatttaaaatactaATAAATTACAACTcccattttgatatttttctgcataaatgtaaaataattgcacaaattgattgtttgaGCATGAATAGCAATTCAtgcattacttttaaaaaagactTATATAAGACtttacaagatttttttcattttgtaatgcCTTCAAACCATCTACAAAAACTATTTCATAATGCAAATTGCACTCAACAAAGTGTATAAAAGGTACACCgttttccaaaataaacaataaaatatatactgtaataATATTTCTGTCATGACAGCTCTTGTAAAATGGTCATGATTGGggataaagttattaaattatATGTAGGTAACTGGAATGTCATCAAAGTATATAgctaaaaatatacatgcaaataTAATCCAATATATGCACataaaacaaagcaataacaacaACAGGTTGTACTTAAGTGGTCCCACTAGCAACCAGATGAAGTTACAATAACAAAGATCGTACAACAATGAAAACAAAGTTCATGTTTCagcagcaaaaaaaaaaaaaaaataatcacactttacaaaccCTTGTGTAACCTTTGATTGGATcacattttaacaaaacacaTGTATAAACATTCTTACATCTTGGGCTTAAATCTAAAGCATTATCTATTTGATTGTTCCATTTTGATTTTCTCTTATTCCCCCTATACTCAAAATCACGTCTTTCCTCatcagaaaaatatattatgctgtggtaaAGTGATTATGAGATTAAAATTGTGGAGTAcaaaattgtgggtttttttaacatgAGCCCTATGTTTATAAATCTGTAATCTGTAATTTACtgtaacaaatatatttataaagagcacatgtacatgaacataCACATCTggtaaaatatacatatacataaaaatacaGAGAACCAATAATGAATGTGTACAGACATTAATGTATATGACACCATATATACAGTACattcaaaaataatataactCAAGGTCTAGTAAATCCAGAAAAGCATTGTACTGGAATATGGAATGACATGCAGTTATAGGTAAATTTATGTCATGTTCTATATTTAtgactgtatacatgtattacaacaTTGTACTTCTCATTGTCCTTTTTCTGTACTTATTTGATTCCTCTCAAGGTGAATGTTTCAGTCTCCTCTTCATCTCATCGGAAAGTGAGTACTTTCTATCTGTTAAATACATGAATtacataaaacatgaaaattatacTTACACTGAAGCACCGATTCTTCCATATTTAACGCAATGTGTTGTggcacctctctctctctctctctctctctctctctctctctctctctctccatgtgCTACAGgtatgaaaagaaaagaaatcagTTTAACGATCTCCAATCCTCAGCAATattcgataactctaaattatccggaattttttatatttgcattattttattttgtatttataattaGTCTTCTAGTGTTTAAAGTACATTGAGTTATTCAACAAGTTGCATGGCATAGCGGTACCAAGGAGATCCACTAATTACATGTTTAGTAAAGGGTTTCGAGCTACCACAttacattgatatatttttttattgatatttattaaattttatccaTAAAAGGCAAATTTGTAATAACTTTGTAAAGTGCATGGTTACcatcaataaattttttttatttcatttgatttataaagtttgaaggaaAAATAACGTTttcatgatgaaaaaaatattttgaggcTGAGGATCATCAAACTTTAATTCAAACGTTTAATCATTTATAGATTTACAATGAAATGAAGTGTAGCCAgtcaaaatatcttcaaaacccACCATCATAAGAGACAATCTCGCACAAATGAGTATATTCTATCAACTTCTGGTCCAGGACATTCTGAATCTCATGACAGAATATCTTGGCCTGTATGATCTTGTCTGCTTCACTGAGTCCAGCAATCCTCACCCTCCACATGTCGTCCAGACATGTAACGGCTGCTGCATACTGGCCGACAAATACAAACTCCTGCAATGAGAGCATTAAACCTCATTCACAGTCTAGGTGAGCTAAATGAGGCAATTTTAAAAAGACCAAAAAAACTAAgatttaaattctaaaaagttacatgtatgtattgaaaataacaaGGTGGTTACTTTCACAATCTAGAGGTCAGATCCAAACCACGTACAGCGACTTTCAATGTTATAACACATACtgttaaccaacttttatttcgCATGTGGGTAATAGGTCAGTATTTGCAAGATTTGCAAGAGGCTTTTTGTCGTGAAAATTTCTCGATGCGAACTAGTCGTTGAAGTATAGGTGTTATATCACAACTAGTGTGGATAAAGTGTGGTCGTGAAAAATTGTCATTTGGAACCAGTTTATCTCTggtaaattgcaaaataaagttGTCACAATTAAAATTTGGTTTTGGTTGCGATTAAAATTTAGGCTTCAGTAAACTGCTGCATTCATTTTATACaccaataaataaaacatgtacttaCTTCAACTTCATCTTTGTCAAAAAATGTGTACATGTCGAAACTGTACTTTCGGCTGTTGCCACTGTGATTAACATAAACTGGATGGATGGTGTCCAAATATGATATACTATCATCAGCATCACTCAGTTTGGCTTTACAATCACAAGAAAAAGGAACCAAAATGTACACTTTTTCCTTGTAGATGGAAGAACTTTTGTTGTGCTTCTCTAAAGTTTTGATGATAGAATTACCCAATCCTACAAAATTCATGAGTAAAATGATCAAGAAAACTTCTCGATAAACAATGCAGAGGAAATATGCAAATGTGATCATTTATCTACCCTAGTTATGTTCATATTAAGTTAAGTTTAATCCTTCTCCGTGCAATTAAGGTGCATAGGGCAGGTGCTTTTCCCCGGTTTCCATGGTGCTAAGCGGATGAGAGTCATTGACTTCCCCTGGATGGGACCCTAGTCCATTGCAGGTTAACCCCCATCATAAGCCGGTACCCAATTTCAGCTGGGTGGACTGAGACAATGTAGATAAAGTGCCTTGTCCAAGTGCACAACACACAACATCAAGTGACTACAGCGGGGTTTGAACCAGCTACCTTTTGGTTACTGGCCTAACACCCATGACCACTGAGCCGCGTACTCcacaatgtttatatttaattaaaaataaataactgaGATTTATTGTGTACCTTGCAGAATAAATGCTAGATAGTTCAGAACGTAAGTCCATGCCAATCCATATGCAACATTTCCTGCAGGTATCAAGGTATCTCTGTCAAAAGGGATTTCCTTTCCTTTGTACaagaaagttgaaaaaaaacacaacattaatattcattaaatgcATGCATTAACATCAAAATGTAGCTATTAAAGtcgtttaaaaatgtataatatatttaacatttgGTCACACttcaaaagaaattcatttgcatgtacattatgtaatctattattatttatattactgCACTCTCTAACATctacaaaaatttacaattaagtaaattttcacaaattaaagCGTCAAAACTTTAATgacatttttcttttgtaagaaataaatgtTATCCTAAATGATTTTGCAACTTattttaaaatggtttaaaCGGAGCATTTTATGTAAGTTTCCCATGATCTAATAATTCTATAGTTACTGTAATTCAAATGACCAACGATTACACAAAACCTTAAATTAAAGAGTGTACCTTTTAAAGTGCAATGGAGTCGTTCCAAGtatcttttgttttcatcaaCACCTACATAAGTCACAAATCGGATGGCATCTGGAATGTCGCCATATCTTGTATCAAGAAGTACAGGAATCAGGCGAATCTTTTTGTCCACTAAAAATGACTGTAAAAGGCTAATTAATTGTAAAGTGAATTTTCTATCCTTCAAAGCCTTTCTTGTTAATATCACAATAGTCCAGTAGCAGTTCCCAATGACATAATCAAGATTTGAAATCGACCTTTGTCCTGTTCTCTGGTCTTCAATAAAAAGCTTAGTGCCTTTACTCTCTAAATAGTTGCATATTTCATTTCCTATCTCATGGCTTTCGTCGtcataaaacaaaaaagcatCATGCTCAAAATCCGCTGGCTCTCGTGAGCTTAGCCTGTCCAATGGTCTCTCTATCTGAAAAAGGAAGTGAAAGCAAAAAGTTGATCCTTATTTCTTAAGTTTTTGCAGCATTGAAATGCATGTAGAAAGTCTGTTTTTTGATTTTCTCCATTTACCCAAAAACTTTAGCTAAAATACTGTGCTAATTTAAAATGTagcaaaataatgtaaaaattcaacttttctctgaattttacattttaatagtACAGTGTACTATGAGTTTTTCACATAGTAAAGACATTGCTAGGGGGATGAGGTTAAAATGACACACACCCTTCCTTCTTTCATTGATCCCACATGCAAGTCTTCTTTAATAGCCTTCACCAAAACGTCGGCCAGCACAAATCCAGGTCTGTTTTCTTAAGAGAGCATCATGATAAATGAATGAGTGATTGTAATGTTGCCCATGCCTAAATATTCTTCAAAActagaatatatttttcaaatcatattgttttttttcttaccattgtacataattatgttgGCTTTGTTGAGAGTGCCTTCCAAACTTTCGTGCTGCAGTAAGGCACTGAGTGTGTAGTAGAAACGCCCCACCTGAGTCCGCCTATCACACTCCCGTAACTTGGAGGACGTTTCTTCTATCATTTTTTGGATTCCGGCTATAACTGAAGGATATTCTGCTACACAGTAGTACTCCTACAGAGAAAAATTTGGAGTAAAGGTTTGTCATGAAGCTAAAGATGCCAAAGTTAAAGTCATGCAGATACATCAAAGCATTTAATTTGTGACTATCTTCATTCTTCATCTATCTTCTCGGACAATAAAAATTCATCTATTAAGTAGGTATTCCAAAACGGGACACTGGCTGTTCAAGATGAGCTCCCTATAAACAATCATAACTTTCTCCAACAAGGGTGGTAAATGATGATGGCCCTAGTGTTGTTTATCACCAAAACAATAGACTGCCATTGCTATTCGAAACACaaaaatgcatatatacatACTGTTCCATCTCTGTCTTTGACGCCATAGATTGTCATCTGCACATCTCGTTTGTTTCCTGACCGTGTGTAGCTtaaatttggtaatttttctTCCATAACAATGATTCTCTGTTCAGGGCTATCTTTGGGTATGTCTTCAATAACTCTAGGACACTGGCAGTTTTCTGGAACCAACTCATACAATTTTGTAGAAAATCTGGTTGGATATTTCTTGTAGGTTTCTGTTTTCTCTACAAGAGCTGTCATttctgtaaaatgaaaaaaaggaaaagactTGGTAATATACTCTGTAAAAatgagatgtacatgtatattgaagcAAAAGAGATCAAATATAGTagaaactagagcagagctcgtggcaaagccacgagtaggtcttccgttgttgctgcgagttgaaaatgtatgtgatatggtgtcaataaattataatgactaaactttcagttctgcttttgttataaaaatgtgttgtgattgaaagcctgtatataaaacgtgttttgaaaaagaaagaaagaaaatgtttaaggaaaactatctgtcgaacacagtttatgtaatcgtttcaaacatttttttaaaaatgagatgtttaatggggagttaaattttcagagggcagcaagcattgttacatgtactcatgattcatgtcaggaattgtgtttttggggagttgattttaatcatctctcctatgcagttactctagcaaaccgaaactgaaactgtgtttgcacctaagcacaaatcatcgccgctgccAAGACttcgttcttgaaaataatcgataaattcgatgttatatacgctgaagcatttttaaaggaaacttatttataaataccttggaaatagtcagatttttaatggtacgaacaataagaagttttttgtagtcgtgtgtattcctacgccagagttcaatatatagtttcgttcaaccatcggctgtctccttacatctccggcaagtagagagtcagtctatatttagaggtcgcatcatcaagctatcacgtgacctggtatctcttacttgtcggagattaacggagacagccgaagatctggttgaacgagactagagttcattattggttggatccaaacaatttttgaaatatttggaataccaaaacacagtttgatgaaatcaattctatttcaaaatataacacaacatgattcattagaggttttctcgaaattcttgtcggaaaagtcagagaaatcatattataaaaatgtgcataatttaaATGCAGATTacaaactacttgccaagcaaactagcatatcgttgattttaaaataaataatattcgataaaatcaactcccgtcagtacatcagtactttgatttaaaaaccgaacccgcctacaaaacacgtaaccttttctgtaagataacttctttatttaaaaatatttctaaattttttaaaactatgtgcaagtttagaattgttgcgtgatgacaaaatttacagaccctgaaacgtactactacaccaaaaacgtgcgacttacgtgcgagaaacgtttcgtgtagaccgtttagcgtttcgtgtgattgtgaagcgtttcgtgtaaaccgtttactgtttcgggcaaagcgtgtaaaccgtttcgggcaaagcgtgctaGAACCGCGTGAAacattcatcagatttcatttggaactctctgacaatttaattgtttcaaaatggcgcccgtgttttacattactttaaactgtttgtgattggcaaaactcttttgtacatgtagatattttaatgaaaaaaattctacaagAAATGATGAAGCTTTTAATAGGCATTTCCTCCAGAAAGGTTGTTACGTAGTGTTTTGACTGACTTTTGTCCATTCAGATTGTAGAAGGCGGAGTTGAGACAATACTGGTCGTGActtaatttgagagagagagagagagagagagagagagagagttga
This is a stretch of genomic DNA from Crassostrea angulata isolate pt1a10 chromosome 4, ASM2561291v2, whole genome shotgun sequence. It encodes these proteins:
- the LOC128179558 gene encoding uncharacterized protein LOC128179558 isoform X1, which encodes MADDEGTDVDITHDVFLIHANEPKEDKVFALLKLKPLLERQNLKVLVDEDDFLGGETVFTNIARAVRRCRKSLIVLTEHSRESPWCSLELLLALEKSHRRNIMSVVVLRKGNSVEQQLALDMLNDVPHVDILNDDDIEGKLDDLVSKIKEKKQTEELLPAGNIAHAQVWSHYFGLLQYLLPEMTALVEKTETYKKYPTRFSTKLYELVPENCQCPRVIEDIPKDSPEQRIIVMEEKLPNLSYTRSGNKRDVQMTIYGVKDRDGTEYYCVAEYPSVIAGIQKMIEETSSKLRECDRRTQVGRFYYTLSALLQHESLEGTLNKANIIMYNENRPGFVLADVLVKAIKEDLHVGSMKEGRIERPLDRLSSREPADFEHDAFLFYDDESHEIGNEICNYLESKGTKLFIEDQRTGQRSISNLDYVIGNCYWTIVILTRKALKDRKFTLQLISLLQSFLVDKKIRLIPVLLDTRYGDIPDAIRFVTYVGVDENKRYLERLHCTLKGKEIPFDRDTLIPAGNVAYGLAWTYVLNYLAFILQGLGNSIIKTLEKHNKSSSIYKEKVYILVPFSCDCKAKLSDADDSISYLDTIHPVYVNHSGNSRKYSFDMYTFFDKDEVEEFVFVGQYAAAVTCLDDMWRVRIAGLSEADKIIQAKIFCHEIQNVLDQKLIEYTHLCEIVSYDDRKYSLSDEMKRRLKHSP
- the LOC128179558 gene encoding uncharacterized protein LOC128179558 isoform X2 gives rise to the protein MADDEGTDVDITHDVFLIHANEPKEDKVFALLKLKPLLERQNLKVLVDEDDFLGGETVFTNIARAVRRCRKSLIVLTEHSRESPWCSLELLLALEKSHRRNIMSVVVLRKGNSVEQQLALDMLNDVPHVDILNDDDIEGKLDDLVSKIKEKKQTEELLPAGNIAHAQVWSHYFGLLQYLLPEMTALVEKTETYKKYPTRFSTKLYELVPENCQCPRVIEDIPKDSPEQRIIVMEEKLPNLSYTRSGNKRDVQMTIYGVKDRDGTEYYCVAEYPSVIAGIQKMIEETSSKLRECDRRTQVGRFYYTLSALLQHESLEGTLNKANIIMYNENRPGFVLADVLVKAIKEDLHVGSMKEGRIERPLDRLSSREPADFEHDAFLFYDDESHEIGNEICNYLESKGTKLFIEDQRTGQRSISNLDYVIGNCYWTIVILTRKALKDRKFTLQLISLLQSFLVDKKIRLIPVLLDTRYGDIPDAIRFVTYVGVDENKRYLERLHCTLKGKEIPFDRDTLIPAGNVAYGLAWTYVLNYLAFILQGLGNSIIKTLEKHNKSSSIYKEKVYILVPFSCDCKAKLSDADDSISYLDTIHPVYVNHSGNSRKYSFDMYTFFDKDEEFVFVGQYAAAVTCLDDMWRVRIAGLSEADKIIQAKIFCHEIQNVLDQKLIEYTHLCEIVSYDDRKYSLSDEMKRRLKHSP